The Proteiniphilum propionicum genome contains the following window.
TCCCTTTCTGTTACCCGGGAAATAAGCATCGCTGAAATATCCTTCGCCATTTAATGTGAAGTCGCGTGTAATTCTTCCTCGATAAAAAAATTCTGCAGCTCCTGAAAACCTGTTACCGCTTTTCATACTGTATTTACCAATTGTTCCGTACCCTTTTAGAAATATATTCCAGTTTTGCCCTATACCGCTTCTAAGCTCCATTCCTGCAACATGAAAATATGCACTCTCATAAGGATTTTTCTGGTATATATAGCTTATTTTTGCACCCTTGTTATGATTATTTGCACCCAGTTCGCTCTGTAGATATATAGAATAGTAGTTTGAAAACCAAGGCTGGCTCCCAAGCAAGTTAAAATTCTGATCAATAGCGCCAATTATCAACCTTTTGTTACTGTTTCTATCAGAAAACATTGCTTTTGCTCCTCTTCCGAACATAGGTAGTTCCGTCTGTTCACTTATATTACCTATGATGAATTCATTTTCGTAAAGTTTATACATCAGCGAAGTGTTGGTGACCAGCGGTGTAGATTGGGCATTGTATTTGTTTATATTGCCTTGAAGCTGCAGATATCCTGCAGGCAGGTTTAAGTGACCTCTGCCATGAACCTGAATCATGTTTAATGATGAATTATACTGTTTATAGCTTAGCGATATAGCATTTTCCGTGGCTGTTATTCCGGGTATAGTTGAATTGTAGGGAGGAGTGTCAATGTACCTGCCTGAACAATGCACGTTTTGGACAGATATGGTTTTATTGCCGAACAAGGTTTTCTCACTCCCTTTCATTCCTGTTACATATACAGGGAACTGGCTTGATGCAAGCAGGTTGTCGCTGGGAACAAAGCTGAATAAAAATCTTTTACTTTCTCCAGGGACCAGGATATCACACTGTTCGGTAAAGGTATGCGCCCCTCTCAGATTTGGCACATTAAATACCATAGTCACCTTTTCAACAGTATTTCCGTTATTACTTACAGTTACCTGAACATGTACCGAATCTATGGGGTGAACAACCATAACAGGCGTAGGGTCAGCCATTAAAAAAAGTATCGATTTCTCTTCCACCTCCTTGAAAATCTCCTTGTTTGCCAGCTTAATCCCATCATCGTTTACAAAATCATAGCTTACGGCCCTCCTCCCGGCTCTCATCCATGTTTCTACTGTAAGTTTGTATGAAACAAACAGTGAATCTCCCGGCAACAGTAACACCTTTCGTTCCGGCCGTGAAATTATGCCTGCTTCGGAATTAATTTTTATCACTCCTCGCAAGGTATCATTCGTATTGTTTGTAGCTTTAATTATATGATTAATAACCTGCCCATTAAGAGACGATTCACGTATTTCAAGCTCAACCGGAACTAGCGATTGGGCATTCATACCCCGGGATATAAGCAACGCAATTAACAGTGCTTTAAATGATAGAATTAAGTATTCGGGGGAGCACATTATTATTGAGGCGTTATTTCATAAATCAGAGATGTTCCATACAGGTTTGATGATGCATCATAAAGCCGGTAATCATTAGGCTGTGTAGAATATATGATATTAAAAGTTGCTGTTTCATTCCCAGTTGACACACCCCGGAATATGGTTTTCGATTCGGTTGATAAGGTTGCAGGGACAGAAGTTCCGGCACTTCCTGAAAGATGCAGCTTCACTACATCAAGAGGTAGGGAACTTCCTTCTAATGATGAGAAGTTTGCATCTGTAGATCTGACAGATATCTGGTAATCTGTTGTTGCTGTAACCAACAAGCCATCGCTGTACGTAACATTTTTACCATGAATATAATCGTCCATACTGTTTAGTTCAAGTAATCCGTTTGATGCTTCAGCCGAAACACGTATTGAATACTCGTTTTCGGGTGGAAGTGTGCCTGAGAGTCTATGGACATGAATAATAAAAAAAACATCCTGATATCCGATAACACTATTATCCGACCGGTAAGCTGTAAACCTTAAAACTCCGTTAAATATCTTATTCCTTAGAGAGTTAAGATATCCACCTCCTGCAACTACGAAATCAAATACCATTCTGAGATTATAATATGAATTCCACTGGCTCACGTTGTATAGAGGAGCGTTGGAAGAGGGCACCAGAAATACCTCGTTATCATCTGAAAGGATAACCGGAGATATCATACCTATCTGTTGAACGGTTGGTAGTGGTCCCGGATTATTTGCTCGACCTTCAGTATATACCGGGACCAGGCTTAGTCGCTTCAAAGGGAAAGCTTTATTACCTGCGGTGAAAGGTTCAATTATCCTGACAGACAGTTTCCACCCGGGAATATTCAGGTTGGTTCCAATATAAGTAAAACCCATGGTAAACCCATCTGCAGCCACTGCTCCATTATAGGAATATACATTCAGGTAGTTATGGCTCCAGCCGTTGAACATTAGCTGCCCGTACGACATAGCTGCAACTGATAAGAACAGCAATATATGTGGAATTTTTTTACTCATTGCTAAACACCAGCTCTGCAGCTTCAATTGTTGTTTTATCACCATAATCGAGCATTACGGTTGCAATAAAATCGCCCTTCACCAGAGGTTTTGTCATAGGAATACTCAAGGTACGTTTATCTCCCGGCAATGTATAAAAATCTATCGGCTCTAATTC
Protein-coding sequences here:
- a CDS encoding carboxypeptidase-like regulatory domain-containing protein — translated: MNAQSLVPVELEIRESSLNGQVINHIIKATNNTNDTLRGVIKINSEAGIISRPERKVLLLPGDSLFVSYKLTVETWMRAGRRAVSYDFVNDDGIKLANKEIFKEVEEKSILFLMADPTPVMVVHPIDSVHVQVTVSNNGNTVEKVTMVFNVPNLRGAHTFTEQCDILVPGESKRFLFSFVPSDNLLASSQFPVYVTGMKGSEKTLFGNKTISVQNVHCSGRYIDTPPYNSTIPGITATENAISLSYKQYNSSLNMIQVHGRGHLNLPAGYLQLQGNINKYNAQSTPLVTNTSLMYKLYENEFIIGNISEQTELPMFGRGAKAMFSDRNSNKRLIIGAIDQNFNLLGSQPWFSNYYSIYLQSELGANNHNKGAKISYIYQKNPYESAYFHVAGMELRSGIGQNWNIFLKGYGTIGKYSMKSGNRFSGAAEFFYRGRITRDFTLNGEGYFSDAYFPGNRKGTASFSQGANIKLSNELHLSGSVSYSKIKPKSYGHSYNYQSENSYGNITMSLPAHKRLSSLIYYQHQGESNPSRVLSPMVPAGSKNLQMKSHRLGWQWGWQSRDIAYSLLGTLDGGFFKNPLGDDMQYQTRATISYSYQWLDLNATYQNGAYYLYEYMMSRGLNERFRRFTASASANKKLSNKLFLSAGINYSKDKYQGGVPSAHININYIPKSNINLFLNSYWYRYAYGAHGRGDIFNAQVGVTFKLGGTQPMSGRKSRVAARIFYDINANGKFDDDEKTAGKYLLNIGEKVFISDEEGKVSYSLVPYGKYCIKPFETGRWFFDPKEVVVNGSRTVIDIPLKESGSLQGGVKYLSDKQYDDFIPRYEGLMFTIMNSSGSVIQTVVTDNKGKFLTFLPVGEYTIILDQNTLAEHTYCEKPTQLFRVEAGETTRIPLFRIEIKKRKVNIKRFYAAQ